The following proteins are encoded in a genomic region of Prionailurus viverrinus isolate Anna chromosome E3, UM_Priviv_1.0, whole genome shotgun sequence:
- the ALG1 gene encoding chitobiosyldiphosphodolichol beta-mannosyltransferase isoform X1: MAASCVAVLVMAASLLLLLLVLWKRWRRGRADWHVIIVVLGDVGRSPRMQYHALSFVKSGFSVTLMGFCNSRPYDELLQNNRIQIVSLTELPKLAVGPHIFQYGVKVVFQSVYLLWKLMCREPAAYIFLQNPPGLPAIAVCWLVGCLCASKLVIDWHNYGYSIMGLVHGSSHPLVLLAKWYEKLCGRLSHLNLCVTNSMREDLAQNWGIKAVTVYDKPASFFKETPLGLQHQLFMKLSCTYSAFKACSEPLDPDTERSAFTERDPQSGVVTHLRGRPALLVSSTSWTEDEDFSILLAALEKFEQLILDGESLPSLVCVITGKGPLKEYYRGLIGQKHFQHIQVCTPWLEAEDYPLLLGSADLGVCLHKSSSGLDLPMKVVDMFGCCLPVCAVNFQCLHELVKHDENGLVFEGSEELAAQLQMLFSAFPDPTGKLSQFRQNLRESEQLRWDESWKQTVLPLVMDT, translated from the exons ATGGCGGCCTCCTGCGTGGCCGTGTTGGTGATGGCCGCAtccctgctgctgctgttgctggtCCTGTGGAAGCGCTGGCGGCGGGGGCGAGCGGATTGGCACGTGATCATTGTGGTGCTGGGCGACGTGGGCCGCAGCCCCCGCATGCAGTACCACGCACTGTCGTTTGTCAAGAGCGGCTTCTCCGTGACCCTTATGGGCTTCTGCA ACTCCAGACCCTATGATGAGCTCTTGCAGAACAACAGAATTCAGATTGTGAGTTTGACAGAACTTCCAAAACTTGCAG TTGGGCCCCACATTTTTCAGTATGGAGTCAAAGTTGTTTTTCAGTCAGTGTACCTGTTGTGGAAGTTGATGTGCAGGGAGCCAGCAGCCTACATCTTTCTCCAG AACCCCCCGGGCCTGCCTGCCATTGCTGTGTGCTGGCTTGTGGGCTGCCTCTGTGCAAGCAAGCTCGTCATTGACTGGCACAACTATGGCTACTCCATTATGGGTTTGGTGCATGGTTCCAGCCACCCGCTTGTTCTCCTGGCCAAGTG GTACGAGAAGCTCTGCGGGCGCCTGTCACACCTGAACTTGTGTGTGACCAACTCGATGCGGGAAGATCTGGCACAGAACTGGGGCATCAA AGCCGTGACTGTCTATGACAAGCCAGCATCTTTCTTTAAAGAGACGCCCTTGGGCCTGCAACACCAGCTCTTTATGAAGCTGAGCTGCACCTACTCTGCATTCAAGGCCTG CTCAGAACCCCTGGACCCAGACACAGAGAGGTCGGCCTTCACAGAGCGGGATCCTCAGAGTGGGGTGGTGACACATCTTCGTGGGCGGCCGGCCCTGTTGGTCAGCAGCACGAGCTGGACAG AAGATGAAGACTTCTCCATCTTGCTGGCAGCATTAGAAA AGTTTGAACAGCTGATCCTGGATGGAGAGAGCCTTCCTTCTCTGGTCTGTGTGATAACAG GCAAAGGGCCTCTGAAGGAGTATTACAGAGGCCTCATCGGCCAGAAGCATTTCCAGCACATCCAAGTCTGTACTCCGTGGCTGGAGGCTGAGGACTACCCCCTGCTTCTAG GGTCGGCAGACCTGGGTGTGTGCTTGCACAAATCCTCCAGCGGCCTGGACCTGCCCATGAAGGTGGTGGACATGTTCGGGTGCTGTCTGCCCGTGTGTGCCGTGAACTTCCAGTG CTTACACGAGCTTGTGAAACATGACGAAAATGGCCTGGTCTTTGAGGGCTCTGAGGAGCTGGCGGCTCAGCTGCAG atgCTTTTCTCAGCGTTTCCTGATCCTACTGGCAAACTAAGCCAGTTCCGGCAGAACCTCCGGGAATCAGAGCAGCTTCGTTGGGATGAGAGCTGGAAGCAGACGGTGCTGCCTTTGGTTATGGACACATGA
- the ALG1 gene encoding chitobiosyldiphosphodolichol beta-mannosyltransferase isoform X2 yields the protein MGLVHGSSHPLVLLAKWYEKLCGRLSHLNLCVTNSMREDLAQNWGIKAVTVYDKPASFFKETPLGLQHQLFMKLSCTYSAFKACSEPLDPDTERSAFTERDPQSGVVTHLRGRPALLVSSTSWTEDEDFSILLAALEKFEQLILDGESLPSLVCVITGKGPLKEYYRGLIGQKHFQHIQVCTPWLEAEDYPLLLGSADLGVCLHKSSSGLDLPMKVVDMFGCCLPVCAVNFQCLHELVKHDENGLVFEGSEELAAQLQMLFSAFPDPTGKLSQFRQNLRESEQLRWDESWKQTVLPLVMDT from the exons ATGGGTTTGGTGCATGGTTCCAGCCACCCGCTTGTTCTCCTGGCCAAGTG GTACGAGAAGCTCTGCGGGCGCCTGTCACACCTGAACTTGTGTGTGACCAACTCGATGCGGGAAGATCTGGCACAGAACTGGGGCATCAA AGCCGTGACTGTCTATGACAAGCCAGCATCTTTCTTTAAAGAGACGCCCTTGGGCCTGCAACACCAGCTCTTTATGAAGCTGAGCTGCACCTACTCTGCATTCAAGGCCTG CTCAGAACCCCTGGACCCAGACACAGAGAGGTCGGCCTTCACAGAGCGGGATCCTCAGAGTGGGGTGGTGACACATCTTCGTGGGCGGCCGGCCCTGTTGGTCAGCAGCACGAGCTGGACAG AAGATGAAGACTTCTCCATCTTGCTGGCAGCATTAGAAA AGTTTGAACAGCTGATCCTGGATGGAGAGAGCCTTCCTTCTCTGGTCTGTGTGATAACAG GCAAAGGGCCTCTGAAGGAGTATTACAGAGGCCTCATCGGCCAGAAGCATTTCCAGCACATCCAAGTCTGTACTCCGTGGCTGGAGGCTGAGGACTACCCCCTGCTTCTAG GGTCGGCAGACCTGGGTGTGTGCTTGCACAAATCCTCCAGCGGCCTGGACCTGCCCATGAAGGTGGTGGACATGTTCGGGTGCTGTCTGCCCGTGTGTGCCGTGAACTTCCAGTG CTTACACGAGCTTGTGAAACATGACGAAAATGGCCTGGTCTTTGAGGGCTCTGAGGAGCTGGCGGCTCAGCTGCAG atgCTTTTCTCAGCGTTTCCTGATCCTACTGGCAAACTAAGCCAGTTCCGGCAGAACCTCCGGGAATCAGAGCAGCTTCGTTGGGATGAGAGCTGGAAGCAGACGGTGCTGCCTTTGGTTATGGACACATGA